A stretch of DNA from Lysinibacillus sp. B2A1:
ATAATTTTGATTAAGCTTAGGAACATACTTTTGATATTGCTTAAAAATATATAACATTAGTTCGTTGTTATACATAAGTTTAAGAAATGTTAAATGATTACTCCAAAATAAAAAATGATTATGAATTAGCACTTCATATTTAGAAGAAAAATAATTTTCTTGAAAGGAGGAGTACTCTAAGAATAACAAATTTATAGATTCTTCAAGCACTTCTTCTTTATTTTTAAAATATCTATAAAAGGTTTTTCTTCCTACGCTAGCTTCCTGCGTTATTTGGGTAACAGTGATTAGCGTAAACTTATATTTTTCCATAACGGAAAATAGACCATTAATTATATCTTCTTTTTTTCCCATCTTTTCTCCTGACACACTTACTACCAATGTGTTTCCATTGATTGCAAATCCATTATTTCATTTATAGACTATACTTATATGACACATCTGTGTCAACGAAAGTAGGGAGAAAAAATGTATAATTATAGCAAATGGTATTCTATAAATGGTGTTAACCAATATGTTCAAGTAGTAAGTACTAATTTGGATAATCCTATTTTAATATATTTACATGGCGGGCCTGGTGATGCGGCACTACCTCTTGTTGAGTATTTTAATTCAGATTTATCCGAAAACTATACTTTAATCATTTGGGAGCAAAGGGGTGCTGGAAAATCATATTATAGGTTTAGAGAAGATGAGCATATTACGATTAATGACTTTATTCTTGACTTGAAGGTCTTAATTGAAAAACTTCTTGTTGAGTTCAATAAAGAGAAAATATGCTTATTGGGGCATTCTTGGGGAAGTATTATTGGCATGAAATTCATTATTTCGTATCCAGAATTGATACATTTTTATATTGGAGTTGGACAAGTTATTTGTTCCCAAAAAATGTTTGAAAAAAGTAAAAAATACATTGTGAGTCATATTGATAATCAACGCCTTAAAAACAGAATTACTTCTCTAAACACAATGTTTCATCAAGATAATTGGTATGATGATTTAATGTTTTTTATGCGTCAACTAATCAAGCAAGGTGTTTCTCTATATGGAAAAAGTACGTATTTATCATTATATCGCTATTTTATTTTTTCCAAAAACTATTCATTTATGGATTGTATAAAACGACTAAAGGGTTCTGAACAGTCCATCGTTAAGCTATGGCACGAAGTATCAGAAATTGATTTTTCTGCTTATAAAAATTTTAAGGTTCCAATAGCTTTTATCGAAGGTGAGTATGATTATCATGCTTCCTCCGAAATAGTCTTTGATTATTATCGAAGTATTAGATCTCCTAAAGTCTATTTCAGTATAAAAAATACCGCTCATTTTCCCCAGTGGACAAGGTCTGACACCTTTAATTCGATAGTAAATTCTTTGAATAGTTCTAGTTTTTCAAACAGTAATGAGATAATGGAATTCTAGTACTTTATTCAAATAGGTAATACTTAGCTACTCAGGTATTTCATAAATAGATATATTAAAGATAATCTAGACTTACCTAATAACTATGGTGGAAATTTGAATGCATTATGTGATTGTGTTACGTGAAATGGATATTTTGAAACTAACTTGACTATCAAACAGATTTTGATTTAAGTAAAGTACATCAATCAGACAATATAAAAAATGTATTACCTAGTTTAGTTAAAGAAATTATTAAACTTCTTGAAAATGCTAAAAATGAAAATGTATTTGATTGAATATGATTAATACTAAAAGCAATCCAGATTAATTTTTAAAGTGTCTTTTTTACCTTGTTTAAACATCTCAGTTAGGGTAAAACCAAAAGAAGTTGTTAAATATCCTTCTTTGATTTTTGGGGGATCTAGTTTGAACCATGTATTAATAGAAAGGGATGAGAAAAGTATAGATAAAGTAGAATTACCTGAAGAGGGAAAAATGAAGAAAATGGTAGAGAGAAGAAAAGTAGAAATTGATATTGATAAACAATATGAAATTGATAAAAACAAATTGGCTTTTAAAACAGATCAAAATGGAGAAATTAAGGGGTCATATAAACTAACTCATAGTACTCAGAAAGATGAGAAAAAAATAATTTATGCTTTTTTAGAGGATGATAATAGCCCAATATTAATTGATATTGGTGGCCAGAAAGAGCAGTATCATATAATTGAAGTCCCTAAAAATAGTGAAAAGAAGGTCAACTTTACACTAACAGGTATCCCTTCTGGGGAACATATAGTTTACATATTCGGTGAAAAGTATTTAGAAAAGGATATTCAAGATGAATTAGAAATTAAACAGACACAAGAAGCTGTTACACAAAACTATTTTGCTTTAAATGTTTTAAATAAAAGAGCTAAATCTTCAACAATTGAAGGGAATTATACCCTGCTAAAAAAGGTAGGAGAGTCTATAACAGGTATAAATATTTTGGAATTGTACGAAGATAAAAGTTTATCAAAAGAAGTGGATATCATTGATAATAATCAAGAATATTATTTAGCCATTAATAATCCAAGTAAATATAATTTAAAATCACATTTAAAATTAATTACTGAATATGGGATCGAAGAGTTAAAAAAAGCAATAGTTCTTAAAAATTCCAAGATGATATTACCCATTACTTTAGAAAGAATAAGCGATATAGAGACTGTCAGATTTATTTTGGTAGGTAAACCAATGGAGGATATTGATGTTACATTTCCTGCTAGAATAATCGAAAAATCAAATCGATACTTTGTTAATAAAAAATAATTTGGCGTTATGTTGTATTCACTCTGTCAAATTCCGCCACATTAATTTTAATTGGATATAATTCATTCGCTTAATTTATGAATGGGATTTTTGTAATGAATCTAGAATGTTTTTTTGTACATTAAAATGTGAGGACCATATTTTGTGAAGTTGTTGAGATGTTTTATTTAATTTGCATAGTGGAGGTCGTGTATGAAAATAAAAGAAGATGGCTACAAAGTAATAATTGATAACTTTGTATTTGATGGGCAAGTTGAACAAGATAATTTTTGCACTAAATGTAAGTTCAATCTAGTTTATTATGATGATTTTGATGCTTATTTCTGTCCGAAGTGTAATAGTTGGATAGAATCAAAGTGTAGTGACTCGAAATGTAAATACTGCTTTAAACGACCCGAAAAACCTTTACCCAACAAATAATGAAAGATAGAAAAAAGAGACAGACTCGTTTTTTGTTCAAAGGTTGTTTAACAGGATTTGAAATTACATAATATTAATATAAGAATTGGTTACATTTAGTTAAAAATGTATATTATTCAATACAATAGAATTATATTTCTTTTTAATCCATTTGTTGGATACAATTATATTTTCTAAATGGGTATACTGTTTTAGATGCATCTTTTCCCTTCTGCACAAAGGGTTAAGGTGTGGAACATCACTTAAATGATTAAGTGGTGTTCTTTTTATTTTATGACCCTAAAATTACTTGTAAAACATCAGCGGACAGCGATATCTATGAGAGAACTTTATTATTTAGTAAATACTACATTGCATTGCAAAGAGTAAATTATACTAAATGGTAAATTTGTTGTTACAAAAAGGATGGTTTAGCAGATATATCATTTTACTGCCAATCTATCCTTCTTCTTTTGCCTTTATAATGTATGATATTTAATAATTATAAAAAAGAGTCAATAATTTTATGGAGGAATACTCAATGTTTCAATCATTTATTCAAAGATTAACAATCTCTATTATTTCTGCAATAATTTTTTCTTGGATCTTAAGTTTATATTTTGGCTATACCCCGATGGAGGGGGAAATAAGTGAAACAAGCGGGTATTCATCTAAAACATTATTCTGGATGTTTATTGGATATTCATTTGTTATCTATGGGATTTTGGGAGTTATTATTTCTTGGATCATCGACACTAAAATTCAAAAACAATTAAACCAAGTAGTACTCTATTGTGTGAGCGGAGCAATCATAGGAGGAATAGTATACTTATTAACTTCTGCTGTTATGTATATGAATAGACTTCTTATCTTTATTTTGATTGGAATTTTTGCAGCACTTTTATACTTTATACTTCTGAAAATATTCAATTTGATAGTTTTCCAAATGACGAAACTCGACCTCTTTACAAAATAAATATGAATTAGCAGGAACTTTTTGAAGGGAAACAGAATTTAGTATCTAAGCTAGATTAATCATTTAAAACTACAAAATCAAATTATAAAGGAGACATTGTTCATTTAGGTAGTCTTCCTAAGCTATTACTGAAAAAGGAAAGTCATATCAAAGTGTATGCTCATCAACCGTATAAACCTAAAATTCCAAGGAGAAGTACCTCTGAAAAAGATGGACATCTTGAGAACCCTCCTAGGGGCAAGTTGAATGAAACCTTAAAAGATGGGCAAGAATTACCGTATTGTGATGGAATTCATGTTGATTGCTGGGGTTTCAATGTACAGTATCAATGGAGTAGTTAATGAAGCTCAGCTTTCTTTAAAGAAATTCCTAGATTTCGATAAAGAATCTGGGATTTGTTACCACAGAGGTCTATCAAGGGAAATATTAAGGAACAAATTCAAAAATAATTTGATTTATTCAATTTTGGAGGTGTGGAAAAATGGCTTTTCAATCAAAAAATATTTTTATTAATTTACCTGTAAAAGATTTAAATAAATCTATACAGTTTTTTCGGGAGTTAGGTTTTGAGTTCAACCAGCAATTCAGTGATGAGACTACAGCCTCTATGATTGTTAGCGAAAATATTTTTGCATTACTCATGATAGAAGACCGTTTCAAAGAATTTACTAAAAAGGATATTACGGATACCTCAACTTCTGCAGAAGCGATTTTTTGTTTATCAGCTGAAAATCGGGAGCAAGTGGATATGCTAGTAAATCAAGCAATGGCGTCTGGTGGAACATTCTATAGTGACCCTCAAGATCATGGATTCATGTATGGATGGGGTTTCCATGATTTAGATGGACATATCTGGGAAGTAGTTTATATGGATGAAAGTGCAATAAATTAGAAAAGAGCTCGGTATTTTTAAATCGACTAAATCTTGAGAGTTTTAAAAGGCAGCAGAGTAATATGGATTGAGGATTTTTAGGCTATCAGGATGAATTTCTAGAAACCTTCAAAACAAAAAGAAAGCGTTTAGGTCGTAATTAACGGTTAGGATATGCAAATCGAGGTATTATTAAGGCCAGTTTGCATCCTAACCATTTTCAGTTAAAAACAAGATGGTCTCAACAAATTTGATGACTTTGTATATCTAATTTTTTGACTTAATATAAATAAATATTTTTTTGCTATAGGTTAAAAACATATAGATTAGAAAGACATTGATAATAAAAAAGAGCATATGAAAATGAGTTTGTGTAAAAATAGTTGGTGTAAAGAATGACCATGCTGATTGTATTTCTTGTTGCCCCTTATAGCTGACCCAACGAATTGGTCCTCCAAAATTATTAGATGGATAAGATACGAGAAATATAGAAAAGATGGTTAAGCAAATACTAGTCCACAATAATTTCTCTTTACTGGTTATTTTCATTTTAACACCTAATTTCATATTATTTATTATTTGAATCTATTGGTGATGCTGAAAAAAGCAGGTGAGATTAATTAATTCTCCTTCTCATCCTTCCGCCTTATATAAGATTTACAATAAACTGGTATTAGGACTATAATAGCAACTATTAAAATTAGTTTAAGTGTATATTGATTGGAAGGGTCTCTATTTTTGCCCATAAAGAGAAAACCAACCGTCAATCCAATAATAGTACTTAAGCTACTTGTTAGAATGTTTCTCATTTATATACACCTCCTCTGTATTAATTGAAGGTCCTTTTAATTGATAATAGGTAACCTCGCATTTTTTACCCAATCCATAATAAAATTTTCTTGTCGAGGATTTAACTTAGAAGGTAGCTCATTTCTAGCAAAAAATTTATGTTCTCTGCATTCCTCTGATTCTTGTAATAATTCACCTTTAAAATCCAATGCTTTAAAAATAATTTGAACACTATAAACTTTATCTTTATTTGGATATTCTACAAAGCAACCTTTACCAGAATAAATTCCAAAAAGCTCTAAATTATAAACCTCTAAACCAGTTTCCTCAAAAACTTCTCTAATAGCTGTTTGTTGAAATGTTTCACCTAATTCCATTAAGCCACCAGGTATACACCAATTATCTACGTCTAGTCGATGCTGTAGTAATATTTTATGATCCCTTTCAATAATGACACCACAGCCTATTGTCATTAATGTTTCATGTCCAATAAAATTCCTCATAAATTGTATATAATTCATAGTTATAAAACCTTCCCATAGTAAAATAATATAACAACTGTATCAAATTTCCTGTTTCATGTCATCGGAAGTCTCCTAAAAAGGATAAGGTATACGTTTTTAAATAAATTTTATTATCACAAAAAAGAACCTACTAACTTTTTGACTTAAAAAGTAGCAGATTCTATGATGCTTTCATTTACTAGAAGTGATTCGTTTATACAGATAAGCTTATTTTAGTATGCCAGTACTTATAATCGATGTTTGTACATGAATATCAATTTCTAGATTTTTTTAGAATTTTATCTGTTAATTCATTTGTCCATTGCCCATGATAATTCTTACGGAAATTTTCACTTAATCCGATTGGATCAATATTTTGTTCAATTGTTTTTTGAATAAAGTTTCGAATCTCTCGTTCAATTTGGTTACTAACATCTTTTTCAAGCTTTGATAATTTGGCTGGTGTATTTAAATTGTTCTCTCGTTTCCCTTTATATTCGCTTAGTGTTCCTTTGATAATGTTAATGCTGATATATACATCAGTGTAATGATAATTGTTAAGAAAAAACCGAAAAAGCGTAGAACTCGCAGTAATGATGCTGTTGTCCAACGATTATAATAGTCCTCAATTAAAATGAACATTTCAAAAAAGGATGTTGGGCATATAATGGCTGATTGACTATTATCCATATAAACAGCGATTCTTCCATCAATTAGATACTGACTAACACTATCTGGTCGGACAGTCATATAATATTGTGGAAAAGGTGACAAAGGGTTGTCCTCTATTAATTGTTTCAATATAGAGATATCAGTAATTGAAGGGTAATTAATATTGTTAATGCGATGTTTAAGATTTTCTAAATTCTTGTGATTAGGGAATTAAAGCCAACTAATTTTCGTTTGGTATAATACTAGAAGACAGGATAGTTTAGGAAGAATAGAGGTGAATAATAAAGTGGAGTATATTCAAATGACAAGCAATCAGATTGAACAGGAGCATATATGCTGTGCACTTGGCGCTAAGCAATACGAGCAAGCAGTAAAGGAAAAGAAAAAATGGTTAATGGACCGTATAAACGATGGGTTGGTTTTTTATCGATTAAATGAACGTGCGAAGGTTTTTATTGAATATTTACCTGCACAGCATGCTTGGGCTCCTATTGAGGCACCGAATTATATGTATATAAATTGTCTATGGGTTTCAGGTAAATATAAAAATCAGCATCATGCTAGACGACTACTCGAAAGGTGTATAGAGGATGCACAAGCGCAGGGAATGGATGGGATTGTCCATATCGTAGGAAAGAAAAAGCTTCCTTTTTTAAGTGATAAACGTTTTTTTGAGCATTTAGGATTTAAAATTGTAGATCATGCAGCACCTTATTTTGAGCTAGCTGTCTATAAATTTAACGATGAGGCTATTGAGCCATCATTTAAATTACATACGAGCAATCTAAAATCTCATTATGATGGTATTAGCATATACTATACGGCTCAATGTCCCTTTGCTGTAGGTGTTATAAATGATTTAAGGGATACTGCTGAGAAAAATGGCATTTCCTTTCATGCTTACCAGCTAACCACAAAAGAAGAAGCACAGAATGCTCCTATTATTTGGACAACCTTTGGATTATTTTATAAGGGGCAGTTCGTGACACATGAAATTATGAGTGTCAACAAATTTGAAAAGTTTTTAAAAACATTATGAGTAAGTATTTACGCCCTTTTCAAGAATAGTAATATCACAGCAAAAACACAAATACCTAACAAAAACCCGAGGCTAATTGACCAAGAAAAAAAATCAAAAAAGATATATAAAAGAATTGTTGTAAACAAAAAGCCGAGAGCGATACCAGATAACTGTTTTTTGACATTCATTTCTATCTCTCCTAACATAATAAAAATTGCTCATAGTACTGTCTATATTATAGAGTATATCCATAATTTTGGGTAATTGGTAGAGAATGCGTTATATACATCCATATGTTTATAGGAAGGTGGTAATCATTTTGAAAATAAGCAAACAAAATGCAGAGCATTATAGTTGGGGAGAGTTATGTGATGGCTGGCATTTAGTTAAAAATAATGAGCTTAGCATTATTCATGAGCGTAT
This window harbors:
- a CDS encoding GNAT family N-acetyltransferase, whose protein sequence is MEYIQMTSNQIEQEHICCALGAKQYEQAVKEKKKWLMDRINDGLVFYRLNERAKVFIEYLPAQHAWAPIEAPNYMYINCLWVSGKYKNQHHARRLLERCIEDAQAQGMDGIVHIVGKKKLPFLSDKRFFEHLGFKIVDHAAPYFELAVYKFNDEAIEPSFKLHTSNLKSHYDGISIYYTAQCPFAVGVINDLRDTAEKNGISFHAYQLTTKEEAQNAPIIWTTFGLFYKGQFVTHEIMSVNKFEKFLKTL
- a CDS encoding TetR/AcrR family transcriptional regulator, with the translated sequence MGKKEDIINGLFSVMEKYKFTLITVTQITQEASVGRKTFYRYFKNKEEVLEESINLLFLEYSSFQENYFSSKYEVLIHNHFLFWSNHLTFLKLMYNNELMLYIFKQYQKYVPKLNQNYLTNKEFKPITAIYANAFTFGIFWSILYTWIENGAKESPAELASICIQFLQNSV
- a CDS encoding glyoxalase/bleomycin resistance/extradiol dioxygenase family protein translates to MAFQSKNIFINLPVKDLNKSIQFFRELGFEFNQQFSDETTASMIVSENIFALLMIEDRFKEFTKKDITDTSTSAEAIFCLSAENREQVDMLVNQAMASGGTFYSDPQDHGFMYGWGFHDLDGHIWEVVYMDESAIN
- a CDS encoding NUDIX hydrolase, producing MNYIQFMRNFIGHETLMTIGCGVIIERDHKILLQHRLDVDNWCIPGGLMELGETFQQTAIREVFEETGLEVYNLELFGIYSGKGCFVEYPNKDKVYSVQIIFKALDFKGELLQESEECREHKFFARNELPSKLNPRQENFIMDWVKNARLPIIN
- a CDS encoding alpha/beta hydrolase encodes the protein MYNYSKWYSINGVNQYVQVVSTNLDNPILIYLHGGPGDAALPLVEYFNSDLSENYTLIIWEQRGAGKSYYRFREDEHITINDFILDLKVLIEKLLVEFNKEKICLLGHSWGSIIGMKFIISYPELIHFYIGVGQVICSQKMFEKSKKYIVSHIDNQRLKNRITSLNTMFHQDNWYDDLMFFMRQLIKQGVSLYGKSTYLSLYRYFIFSKNYSFMDCIKRLKGSEQSIVKLWHEVSEIDFSAYKNFKVPIAFIEGEYDYHASSEIVFDYYRSIRSPKVYFSIKNTAHFPQWTRSDTFNSIVNSLNSSSFSNSNEIMEF